The Pirellulales bacterium sequence TATGCGAGGTGCTTCGCATATCTATGCGCGCTGCGGGTACGTGTTTGTGTCGCAAGAAGGCGAAGCGTGTCGTTGTGCGCACAGCCTACGACGTCGGGCGAGTAGGCAAACGTTCGAATCGATGCCTGCTTCGTTATGTCGCCCTTACAGGGATTCATCGTGATTTCTATGCCGAATACCTAGGGCGCTGCCCTAGGCTGATTTGTTTGACGCCTGCGGCGTCTGACAGATTTCGAATCGGCGTCATGCCTCGCGCGCGGCGTTGCAATCACTCGACGCCGATCACTTGCGTTGCATATTCGCGCGTCGCCTGAACGTGGCATTCTATCTGTCGCGTCGAATGCGACTTGCAGGCGCCTGTCAATCGACGAGCGTGAATACGCCAGCTGCGTGCGTTATAGCTCTGTCGATGCGCGTCGCAGTTACCGGCTGAGCTGCGTCTTCGAACCGGCGCTCACCGACGAATCGGCGGTCGATGAAGACGACGATCCCCCCGATATCGAGGGCGGGTTATCCAGCCGTGCCATGCCGCCATAGGTCGAGCCTGGCGTGCCGGTGGCCACGACGGCCGTGTTCGCGCCAGTGTTCGGGGCGACCACCTCGTGACGCACTACCTGGTCCTGCACCGTGTGCCAGGTCGTGACGGGCACGTGAACCGTTTCGGTGGTGGGAACCGTTTCGTAGCGCGTGACGGGCACCTTCACCACTTCGGTGCGAGATTCCCAACGCGTCGAAGGGACCGTCCGCTGTGCCAAGGTCGGCTGCTTGAACGGATTGTAGCGCCCTTGCCAGTAGCTTTCCGTGCGATATTCCGTCACGGGGACCGAGTAGGTGCGCACGACATCTTGCGTATCGGTGCGCCACTGGCCGCGCAACACGGTGCGCGAGCTGGCTTGCAATTGTGTGACCGGCATCTGGCGTTGGACCGTGTTGGTCGTTTGCCGGTAAGTGTGTCCGGAATTGGGATCCTGATAATAGCGCACGTCCTGCGCGCGGACGACTAGAGGACAGGCGAAAATCACCGCCAAGACCGCGGCGGAAAAAATGCGGCAGTGCATTGTTTTGCTCCCGACGTATTGATTTCCACGCAATTGCCTGACCGGCGGCGAATGGCCTTTGCCCCACTGGGCCGCCTTCCGGCAATCACGCAGCATGCATTGAGTCGGAGAATCCATCCTTGTGGGCTGTTCACGCCCCTGTCGTGGCTGCGGCCGGTTCCGAGCAAACGGATTTGCTGAGTTCCGGGCCGCTAGCAAGCCCTGGTCCTATATCGGCACGTTCCGTATAACACCGTTAATCCGGTTCCGCGCGTCGCTTGCTTTCACCCCCGAGAGTTGCCGCCGTGATCAGCGAAGAGCTGCTGTCGATCCTGGTTTGCCCCGACAATCGCACGCCGCTGGCGCTAGCGGACGAGTCGATGCTGCGCGCGCTGAACCAGGCAATCGCGGCCGGCAAGATCAAGGACCTCGCTGGCGAAGCTATCACCGAACAGTTGGCGGCAGCGCTCGTGCGGCAGGATCGCACCGTGGCCTATCGGGTCGTCGATCGGATTCCGATCCTGCTGCCCGAATCGGGCATCCTGCTCAATCAGGTCGCATCGTAGGGCACACCAGCCTGACGTGCGGCGAGGGTTTCTTTCGGTGTCGAAGACCCTGGCTGGCGCTGCAGGCTAGTGCGAGGGAATCACACTCGCTGCGGAATGTTTCGTCGCTGATGAATGCCATTCGACGGTGCAAGTCGAACGGTGTCATGCGGAATGCCAAACACTAGGGCAATCACACCATCTCGGTCGCGAGGCTCAGAAGCTATGTCGAAGACCATTTTCAAAAAGATCATCGACGGCGAGATTCCGGCGGACATTATTTATCAGGATGATCAATGCCTGGCCTTTCGCGATATCTCGCCCCAGGCACCCACGCACATCCTGGTGATCCCGAAGCGCGAGATTCCGTCGCTGAACGAGCTTTCCGACGCTGACGCGCAACTGGCCGGCCATTTGTTGCTGGTGGCGCGACGTGTGGCCCACGATGTGAAACTGACGGGCGGATATCGCGTGATCATCAATTGCGGTCCCGACGCCGGCCAATCGGTCGACCATCTCCACCTGCACGTTTTGGGGGGCCGTTCGCTCGCCTGGCCGCCGGGGTGAGTACTTTGCTGACGAGCTCACCGCGAAGGCACTGAGTGGAATCGCCGGAACTCCGGTGCCATTCGCTAGTTCGTGCTTTCTCGGCTTTTGCCGTCTAGATCTTTCTTCATCGCTGTGCCTTGGCGGCTATGTGGTGAAATCCTTCCCGCAGCGTGGGAAAATGGTCGTTGGGCGGCGTCTTTGATTGGGAACAGTCGCCCGATACGACTTGATCGCCACCCGATTCGCGAAGTCCCCAGGTCTCTGATAGCCATGCTCGGGCCGGAACCGCTGAGGCAATTGCTCGACGAGTACGGCGCTGCGCTCGTGCTGTACGCTCGGCAATGGTGCCGCGCGCCTGAGGACGTGGTGCAGGAGTCGCTCGTGCGACTGATCCGCGAAAAGCAGTTGCCGGAGAACATCGTGGGCTGGCTATTTCGGGTCGTACGCAACACGGCGATCAGCGCCTCGCGCAGCGAATCGCGTCGTGCCCGTCACGAAGCGGTGGCCGCGCGGCAATCGTCGCCGTGGTTCGTCGAATTGCCTGACGAGGCACTCGATGCGCAGGCGGCCGCACTGGCACTGGCCGCGCTGGCACTTGAACAACGAGAAACGATTGTATTGCGACTCTGGGGCGGACTGTCGTTCGAACAAATTGCGGAAGTGACCGAGACCTCGGTCAGTTCCGCGCATCGCCGCTACGTGGCCGGGCTGACCGCGCTGAGGGAAAGGGAAATACCATGCACGACCGAGATGAATCGAAAGAGATAAATCCGGTTGATCGTCCGGCCGAAGTACCGGCCGATGGGTTGCAACACTTGCCGACCGAGCTGCAATCGTTCGAGGCGGCGCTAGCGCAGCTGCGTCCTAGCGCCGCGCAGCTCGATCGGGATCGGTTGATGTTCTTGGCAGGGCAGGCGTCGGTCGAAGGCCGTGATTTGCGCGCGCGATCGGTGCTGATGCCCGCCTGGTTCTGGCCTGCTTCGTCGGCGGTTATGACCGGAGTAGCCGCGACGCTGTTATTGATGCTCGTGGGTCACGCCGATCCACTCGCTGAACAAGTCGGACAGGCGCCCACGCGTCCTATTCCGGTTGTCCGTGATCCGGTTCTGACCGACGTGCAAGACGGCGCCGCGCCGGCCGGCACCTGGACGATTCTCCGACAGCGACGTTTAGCGGATGATCTGTCGGGCTCCGATTGGCTGGCGCAAACCAGCCCCTCCCTGCCGGATTCGCAACCCATTGACGAAGGCGAGGATGTGTTTTCGGTCCGTTCGTTTCGCGAAATCCTGGACGAGATCGATACGTCCGCCCGTTCCAATCGTCGTCCCAGCTCTCATTCCTCCGTTCCAGGGGCCAAGTCATGATTCGTTGCACGGCATCGCTTTCTGCGGTTTTCTTTCTCGTTGTCGCGCTATTGAGCTGCACGATGGACGCGGCCCGCGCTGATGACCCGCCCCCACCAACGCCGCCCATCAAGCTGACGATCCACCCGATGGCAGCGCCGCGCCCGTCGCTGAAGTATCAATTGCTGCCCGAGTTTGGCCGCCGCATCGATGGCAATGCCGCGGTGTATTACGGCAAAGTCACGGCCGAACACATCGGCGTCTTCGGCAATCGCGAGTTGATCGAAAAGATCGAAAACTGGCGCGAATTGCCTCTGGCCGACTTGCGTAAGGACGATATCGAGATGCCAACGCAGGCGATCGAAAAAATGCTCGATCGAGCGGCGCGTTGTGAACATTGCGACTGGCAGTTACCGGTGCGCGAGGAAAACTTCTTCGAATTGCTTCTGCCCGAGGTCCAGCAGACACGGCAATTCGCCCGCTTTCTCGGAACAAGTGCGCGGATTCATATCGCACGCCATGAGTATGACGAGGCGATGAAGTGTTTTCAGTCGTCCTTGGCATTGGGACGCAACGTCGCCGAAGGTGAGACGCTGGTCAACGGGCTGGTCGGCATTGCGATTTGCGGCATCACGGTCGGTCAGTTGCAAACGTTTGTCGAGCAGCCTGACGCGCCGAACTTGTACTGGGCGCTGACGATGCTTCCGCGGCCGATGATCGACATGCGCCGAGGGATCGAGGCCGAAATGTATGGAGCCACGACCTTGTTCCCCGAGGTCCGTGACCTGGATGCCCAGCGCAGCCCGGACGAGTGGCGGCAGGCGCTGAGCGGATTCTGGCGGCGCCAGGCGAAGTATGCCAAAGAGGCGAACCAAGACGTCGGTTCTGCCGACGAGTTGCTGGAAGCCAGCTTGCGCGATTATCCGAACGCCAAACAAGCGTTACTCGACCGAGGTATGGCGGCCAAAAAAGTTGACGCGATGCCCGCAGCTCAGGTCATCTTCGTCGACATGGTCACATCTTTCGAAGATCACCGTGACTCGTTGTTCGAATGGATGTTCGTTCCCTATGCCGACGGCATTGACCGACTACTCGCCGAGCAGGCTGAGATCATGGAAGGTCAGCAGCGTAACCCGGCACGACTGCTAGAAAAGCTGCTAGTGCCGGCTGTCGCGGCGGCGTCAGCCGCCAACACCCGTCTTGATCGCGAGTTCGCCCTGCTCCGCATCGTCGAAGCACTACGGATTTATGGAGCCAGCCACAACGGCCGACTGCCCGAGAAGCTCAGCGATGTGACCGAGGTGCCGATTCCGGATGACCCGATCACGGGTAAGCCGTTTGAGTATCAACTGCAAGACGGGACCGCCACGATCACGCTAACGCCGCTCCCCGGTCGCCCCACGAAGTGGGAAATCAAGATGGAGCGATGAGAGAAGAATCACCACGGAGGCACTGAGTCACAGAGAAGACACGAATAAAAAAACCGGGATGGTGTGACTCATCCTCTGTTATTCGTGTGAATCGTAGTATTCGTGATTAATGGTCCGTTGTCTTCCAGATCTTCCTTTGCTCCGTGCCTCCGAGTCTCCGTGGTGAATTCTTCGCCACCTGTGCGTTACTTCTTGTGCAACAGTTCGCGACCGCGGCGGGCTGCTTCGCTGGTTGGTTGATCGTCGATGATCTTTTGGATGGCGGCGCGGGCTTTTTCGCGCACGACCGGCTTTGGCGAATTGGCCAGTTCGCGCTGCTTGTCGAATTGCTTCATTGCCGCGATCTCCTTGCGCAGCGCTGGATCCTTTGCCAGATCACGACGGGCGGCGGCCGCTTTGTCGCCGGCCGTGTAGCCGGCAAACCTGTCGGCCACGGCGACATAGCGCTCGTAGGCACGCAACTTGTTGCCGGCCGTGAGACTTTTTTCGGCGGCCTTTAGATCGCGCTCGCTGCGCTTGGTGACGAAGTCGGACAGCTTCTGCGCCGCGGCCTTAGTCTCGGGCTTGCGCGACGTGAGCGCCTTGGCGATTGTCGGACGCGCCTCGGCAAATTGACAGAATTCCAGATGTCGCCAGGCGGGCATCAAATCGTCGGGCATGTTCACAGGATCGACATTCCACTTCGCGCCGGTCAGTGCGCGTTCGATCGTGTCGTCCAGATCGGACCACGAGCCCGGCCGTAGATCCCCTTCGGCCGTGACGTATGCCACTTGCATAACATTCTGCAAGCTGATCTCGCCAAGGTCGGCCTTCTGTTCGAGCGATCGATCCAGATCGACGATGATCGGCCAGGTGAGATTCACGGCGCGGGCGTAGACCTCGACGTCTTGCTTGGGAGAGCCTGAATTCACCGCGACAAACAAGATCGGCTCGTTGTCATACTTGTGCGCCTTTTCCATGATCGATGGCCAGCGGGCGCGGCAGTTCGGGCAGTTCTCTTCGAAGAAGTACAAGAGCACCGCCTTGCCGCGCAGCGACGCGGCCGAGATTGGATCGCTGTTGATCCAAGTCGTGGGAAATTCGATCGTGGCCGGTGCTTCGTCCTCGTCCTCAGGCGATTCCTGCTTTTCGGACGAATCCTGCGCAAAGGTCGAGCGCACGCCCACGGCGGCGAAGAGATTCCACGCAATGACGCTAGCTGCCGATATCCGGCACGTCCAACGCCATGCGCGAGATGGCACAACTAACTTCATAACGACTGCCCCTGTTCCAATAAGGGTAGCGCGGGCCGAGATTGAAAACGTTCGCCAAGGCCCGCTCGTTCGCACAGTTTACCGCGCCGGGGAAATGGCCGCAGTGGCTGATGTGTAACAATCATGTATTCCCGATGTCTAAGAACTGCTGACGCATGGCGTGATTCGAGCCAGCAGAGCGGACGTTTTGCCGTCCTTTCGGGCGGTGGGTCGGGGCTAGCTGTGTGCGGGCAGTCTTTCTGGACCGTTCGCCGCGCGGGGGGTAGAATGCGGTCGTGACTCGAATGTCCATCGATCGCACTCTCCTGGTAGCTATTTGCCGCGCGTGGCGATGATCGTGCTGGTGGTGGAGAGCCGCGATTTTCTTACGCAACAAATCCTTGTCGATTCGTTTAGGAGAGCCGACCATGCTGCGCCTCTGCGGTCTGTCGAGCATCGTGTTGTTCAGTTTGGCGGCTGGTCTGTGCGCGGCAGAGATCCGTGGGGACTATGTCGAGATGCGCACCTGCGACGTCTACACCGGCCCCTGCTTTGCCAACTCGCAAGTTGGCCTCACCGGGAACCAGGCAATCCTGGCCTGGAGCAT is a genomic window containing:
- a CDS encoding histidine triad nucleotide-binding protein, encoding MSKTIFKKIIDGEIPADIIYQDDQCLAFRDISPQAPTHILVIPKREIPSLNELSDADAQLAGHLLLVARRVAHDVKLTGGYRVIINCGPDAGQSVDHLHLHVLGGRSLAWPPG
- a CDS encoding RNA polymerase sigma factor, producing the protein MLGPEPLRQLLDEYGAALVLYARQWCRAPEDVVQESLVRLIREKQLPENIVGWLFRVVRNTAISASRSESRRARHEAVAARQSSPWFVELPDEALDAQAAALALAALALEQRETIVLRLWGGLSFEQIAEVTETSVSSAHRRYVAGLTALREREIPCTTEMNRKR
- a CDS encoding redoxin domain-containing protein — protein: MKLVVPSRAWRWTCRISAASVIAWNLFAAVGVRSTFAQDSSEKQESPEDEDEAPATIEFPTTWINSDPISAASLRGKAVLLYFFEENCPNCRARWPSIMEKAHKYDNEPILFVAVNSGSPKQDVEVYARAVNLTWPIIVDLDRSLEQKADLGEISLQNVMQVAYVTAEGDLRPGSWSDLDDTIERALTGAKWNVDPVNMPDDLMPAWRHLEFCQFAEARPTIAKALTSRKPETKAAAQKLSDFVTKRSERDLKAAEKSLTAGNKLRAYERYVAVADRFAGYTAGDKAAAARRDLAKDPALRKEIAAMKQFDKQRELANSPKPVVREKARAAIQKIIDDQPTSEAARRGRELLHKK